Proteins encoded in a region of the Flavobacteriales bacterium genome:
- a CDS encoding glycoside hydrolase family 15 protein — MQNLDYGIIGNCRSAALVSKKGCIEWCCLPDFDSPSIFAHILDRKIGGCFDIKVSDDYTIEQRYKTDTAVLITRFSDGENIFELHDFMPRYYNKEGGYFTPPELVRHVRHIQGSPRFRVHFDPRLDYAQGETKTYVKSNFIVSLIDNLKFDTVFLYTSFDKQAVVDGKELEVRENGHFLLSYNEKILHPTNRKVYLDLQRTKVYWLNWSNRTPNYRKYNQEISRSAITLKLLSYDKSGAVLAAATTSLPETIGEERNWDYRFCWIRDASMVVKVMGELGHRAVSKRYLQFIIDLIPQKDEKLQIMYGINKEKKLTEMTLEHLEGYEGSKPVRVGNAAYQQKQNDIYGILMDLIYAQLTEYSTDLENGEELWGITKGIVWIVSKHWKEPDKGIWEFREGDQHFTFSKVLCWVAIDRAIKVAQVLRKKRKVEKWMELAKEIKKDIHAHSWNEESGAFTQSYGSTYLDASVLLMETYGFIDAKDPKFVSMVHAIEKELSNDGLLYRYKNEDDFGLPSSSFTICTFWFINSLYKIGEVEKAQQYFDKLLTYSNHLGLFSEDIDFKTKRLLGNFPQAYSHLALIECAMNFSDIETEEMILESMR, encoded by the coding sequence GCTCGTCTCCAAGAAGGGATGTATCGAGTGGTGCTGTCTTCCTGATTTTGATTCGCCCTCGATTTTCGCTCATATACTCGATAGGAAGATCGGTGGATGTTTCGATATCAAGGTGTCGGATGACTATACTATCGAGCAACGATATAAGACCGATACAGCTGTTCTGATCACGCGTTTCTCCGATGGGGAGAACATCTTCGAATTGCATGATTTCATGCCGAGGTATTACAATAAGGAAGGAGGCTATTTCACTCCGCCAGAATTGGTAAGGCATGTGCGCCATATCCAGGGCAGTCCACGATTCAGGGTTCATTTCGACCCGAGACTCGATTATGCGCAAGGAGAGACCAAGACCTATGTGAAGAGCAACTTCATCGTCAGTCTGATCGATAATCTGAAGTTCGATACGGTCTTCCTGTATACCTCATTTGATAAACAGGCGGTGGTCGATGGAAAGGAATTGGAGGTCAGAGAGAACGGGCATTTCCTGCTGAGTTATAACGAGAAGATCCTACACCCGACCAACAGAAAGGTGTACCTGGACCTGCAGCGTACCAAGGTTTATTGGTTGAACTGGTCCAACAGGACGCCTAACTATAGGAAGTACAATCAAGAGATAAGCCGGAGCGCCATCACACTCAAGCTCTTGAGCTATGATAAGTCAGGCGCTGTGCTTGCTGCAGCCACTACCTCTCTACCGGAGACCATAGGAGAGGAGCGGAACTGGGATTATCGATTCTGTTGGATACGCGATGCTTCCATGGTGGTCAAGGTGATGGGAGAACTCGGTCATAGGGCAGTGTCCAAGCGATACCTACAATTCATCATAGACCTTATTCCACAGAAGGACGAGAAGTTGCAGATCATGTATGGGATCAATAAGGAGAAGAAGCTTACCGAGATGACCTTGGAACATCTCGAGGGCTATGAGGGTTCTAAGCCGGTGCGTGTAGGGAATGCGGCCTATCAACAGAAGCAGAACGACATCTATGGCATATTGATGGATCTGATCTATGCTCAGTTAACGGAGTACAGCACCGACCTGGAGAATGGCGAAGAACTATGGGGTATCACCAAAGGGATAGTATGGATCGTATCCAAGCACTGGAAAGAGCCGGACAAGGGTATCTGGGAATTCAGAGAAGGAGATCAGCACTTCACCTTCTCCAAAGTCCTGTGCTGGGTGGCGATAGATAGGGCGATCAAAGTGGCACAAGTCCTAAGGAAGAAAAGGAAAGTGGAAAAATGGATGGAATTGGCCAAAGAGATCAAAAAGGATATCCATGCGCATTCCTGGAATGAAGAATCAGGTGCCTTCACCCAATCCTACGGCTCCACGTATTTGGATGCTTCGGTACTGCTTATGGAGACCTATGGCTTCATCGATGCCAAGGACCCCAAGTTCGTGAGCATGGTGCATGCTATCGAGAAGGAATTGAGTAATGATGGGCTCTTGTATCGCTATAAGAATGAGGATGACTTCGGGCTTCCTTCTTCGTCCTTCACCATCTGTACATTCTGGTTCATCAATAGTCTCTACAAGATAGGAGAGGTGGAAAAGGCACAACAGTATTTCGATAAGTTGTTGACCTATAGCAATCATTTGGGGCTCTTCAGCGAGGACATCGATTTCAAGACAAAGCGCTTGTTGGGGAATTTTCCGCAGGCCTATTCCCATCTGGCCTTGATCGAGTGTGCGATGAATTTCTCCGATATCGAGACGGAAGAGATGATCCTCGAGTCGATGCGATAG
- a CDS encoding dienelactone hydrolase family protein — MKYPIYLFAALLLIACGGNPSEEADIPEVTESQESMTKGPDIVGKEMSYEADSVTMKGYLAYDADLSGPRPGVIVVHEWWGHNEHSRNVADKLAEEGYVAFALDMYGDGKTAAHPQDAMAFSGAVMSNFEGAKERFAAAMEVLQADEHCDKDEIAAVGYCFGGGIVLNMARQGVDLDAVATLHGSIGPIEPATPGSVKGRILVMNGADDPFVSAEAIDSFKSEMEAAGVDYEFVNYEGAIHAFTNPAATAKGEEFELPLAYNADADSLSWLKLGDFLEETFAGK, encoded by the coding sequence ATGAAATATCCGATCTATCTGTTTGCTGCATTGCTACTCATCGCCTGTGGAGGAAACCCTTCCGAGGAGGCCGATATCCCTGAGGTCACCGAGTCTCAAGAGTCGATGACCAAGGGTCCGGACATCGTGGGGAAGGAGATGAGCTACGAGGCGGATAGTGTGACGATGAAGGGCTACTTGGCCTATGATGCCGATCTCTCTGGTCCTCGTCCGGGAGTGATCGTGGTCCATGAGTGGTGGGGACATAATGAGCATTCGCGGAATGTTGCCGACAAACTAGCCGAGGAGGGCTATGTGGCCTTTGCCTTGGACATGTATGGAGACGGGAAGACTGCGGCACACCCACAGGATGCCATGGCTTTTTCGGGAGCGGTGATGAGCAACTTCGAAGGAGCAAAAGAACGCTTCGCTGCGGCCATGGAAGTCTTGCAGGCGGATGAGCATTGTGACAAAGATGAGATTGCTGCTGTCGGATATTGTTTCGGTGGTGGTATCGTGCTCAACATGGCACGTCAAGGGGTAGACTTGGATGCGGTAGCGACCTTGCACGGAAGCATAGGGCCTATCGAGCCTGCCACTCCCGGATCGGTCAAAGGACGCATACTGGTCATGAATGGAGCCGATGACCCCTTCGTGTCAGCTGAGGCCATCGACAGTTTCAAGTCCGAGATGGAGGCCGCGGGAGTGGATTACGAGTTTGTGAACTATGAAGGAGCCATCCATGCCTTCACCAATCCAGCTGCCACCGCCAAAGGGGAGGAGTTCGAGCTTCCATTGGCCTACAATGCTGATGCGGATAGCCTATCATGGTTGAAACTGGGAGATTTTTTAGAGGAGACATTTGCAGGGAAATAA